The Fragaria vesca subsp. vesca linkage group LG2, FraVesHawaii_1.0, whole genome shotgun sequence genome includes a window with the following:
- the LOC101297513 gene encoding uncharacterized protein LOC101297513 gives MATREGNSRLSDLKLACTDLRTLLKASALMEQNLKNMDKKFDIIDETLTSASRRVAPLQSLSMATKALETRINRAVTPALALLDNFKRSESIQNKLLDFSSKLSNEKNMNKKLKTLIKYVDCVDQLKAAISSICEEGEPVIQRLQEVVEFLSRTKATDQYRTHRLRETLITLKALYETEVDAMRFEGLLDEALLNLQDEYESMLQQIKHQNIVDQSQAADKGDDQMVIMGSNLGTELEIEILRRISQTLAAEDCLDICIDIYVKVRYRRVAKALMRLNPEYLRTHIPEEIDEMAWENLETAITLWIQHFELAVKAVLVSEKKFCEQVLGGIMDGLVWPECFVKIADKIMAVFFRFGEGVARSSKEPQKLFKLLDMFESLEKLNPAFSLVFDDESGTDICIRFRELEKLLIHASSKVFWEFGLQIEGNSDGVPPPQDGSVPKIVRYAVNYLKYLATEAYSVPMARVLRTEQIWKAGILSRPESDENLLRDAVSNIMEALQRNVDAKRSGYRVDKLALPHVFAMNTYWYIYMRTKNTELGKLLGDQYMKKNYKVIAEESAYMYQKIVWVPLVKVLEKDSDLELESKEAMVGLIREKMEAFIKGLDDVSKRHKGYYSIPDADLKEQIRLATVRLVIPAYSEFLDAFSVLLPGKSSYLSPESVQELVCRVFEGGEVKLKRRGSRDRTAGGSSAVDGGGKDFRRTRSNTSEM, from the exons ATGGCCACAAGGGAAGGAAACTCAAGGCTCTCTGACCTCAAGCTAGCCTGCACAGACTTGAGAACCCTGCTCAAGGCTTCAGCCTTGATGGAACAGAATCTGAAAAATATGGACAAGAAGTTTGATATCATTGACGAAACACTAACTTCAGCCTCAAGAAGAGTAGCTCCACTACAGTCCTTGTCCATGGCCACCAAGGCCTTGGAAACCAGAATCAACCGAGCTGTCACTCCGGCGCTAGCTCTCCTCGACAATTTCAAGCGATCAGAGTCTATACAGAACAAGCTTCTCGACTTTTCATCGAAGTTATCAAACGAGAAGAACATGAACAAGAAACTCAAGACGCTCATCAAGTACGTGGACTGTGTGGATCAGCTCAAGGCGGCGATAAGCTCCATATGCGAGGAGGGCGAGCCGGTGATCCAGAGACTTCAGGAGGTGGTGGAGTTTTTGAGCCGAACGAAGGCGACGGATCAGTACAGGACTCATCGGTTGAGGGAGACTTTGATCACTTTGAAGGCTCTGTATGAGACAGAGGTGGATGCCATGAGATTTGAAGGGTTGCTTGATGAAGCTCTGCTGAACTTGCAGGATGAGTATGAGAGTATGTTGCAGCAGATTAAGCATCAAAACATAGTGGATCAGTCTCAGGCTGCAGATAAAGGTGATGACCAGATGGTGATCATGGGTTCTAATTTGGGAACTGAGTTGGAGATTGAAATTCTAAGACGAATTTCACAAACCCTAGCTGCTGAAGATTGTTTGGATATATGCATCGATATTTATGTCAAG GTGAGATACAGAAGAGTGGCCAAAGCACTAATGCGGCTAAACCCAGAGTACTTAAGAACACACATTCCGGAAGAAATAGACGAAATGGCTTGGGAGAATTTAGAGACAGCCATAACCCTTTGGATCCAACACTTCGAACTCGCAGTGAAAGCAGTCCTTGTATCAGAGAAGAAATTCTGCGAACAAGTACTGGGAGGCATAATGGACGGGCTGGTATGGCCAGAATGCTTTGTTAAAATCGCAGACAAAATCATGGCTGTGTTCTTCAGATTCGGCGAAGGCGTAGCCAGGAGCAGCAAAGAGCCACAGAAACTGTTCAAGTTGCTAGACATGTTCGAGTCCTTGGAGAAACTCAACCCTGCATTCTCTCTAGTCTTCGATGATGAATCAGGGACTGACATTTGCATTCGGTTCAGAGAACTCGAGAAGCTTCTGATTCACGCTTCGAGTAAGGTATTCTGGGAGTTTGGGCTTCAGATTGAAGGAAACTCAGATGGGGTACCTCCCCCACAAGATGGGTCAGTCCCTAAAATTGTAAGGTACGCTGTGAATTACCTCAAGTACTTAGCAACAGAGGCTTACTCTGTTCCCATGGCCAGAGTCCTCAGAACAGAGCAGATTTGGAAAGCTGGGATTCTTTCCAGACCTGAATCCGACGAGAATCTTCTCCGCGACGCCGTTTCCAACATCATGGAAGCTCTGCAGAGGAATGTAGATGCGAAGCGGTCGGGTTATCGGGTAGACAAGTTGGCATTGCCTCATGTCTTTGCTATGAACACGTACTGGTACATTTACATGAGGACCAAAAACACAGAGCTGGGGAAGCTTTTGGGAGACCAATACATGAAGAAAAACTACAAAGTAATAGCAGAGGAGTCGGCTTACATGTACCAGAAGATAGTGTGGGTGCCTCTGGTTAAGGTTTTGGAGAAGGATTCGGATTTGGAGCTGGAGAGCAAGGAAGCAATGGTGGGATTGATCAGGGAGAAAATGGAGGCGTTCATTAAGGGCTTGGATGATGTGTCGAAGAGGCACAAGGGATATTATAGTATTCCTGACGCGGATTTGAAGGAGCAGATTAGATTGGCGACGGTGAGGCTTGTGATTCCGGCGTATAGTGAGTTTTTGGACGCGTTCTCGGTTTTGTTGCCGGGAAAGTCGTCGTATTTGAGCCCTGAGTCGGTACAGGAGTTGGTGTGTCGGGTATTTGAGGGTGGGGAGGTGAAGCTTAAGAG
- the LOC101315398 gene encoding NADH dehydrogenase [ubiquinone] iron-sulfur protein 4, mitochondrial-like: MASSLRHGFIKARSPLLSRTRWFSSSQSQAVVETKIPDVGIISGIPEQHLKRRVVIYSPARTASQQGSGKVGKWKINFLSTQKWENPLMGWTSTGDPYANVGDAALSFDSEQAAKEFAEKHGWDYTVRKRHTPLLRVRTYADNFKWKGLPKSEEK; encoded by the exons ATGGCGAGCTCTCTACGACACGGATTCATCAAAGCCCGATCACCTCTTCTCTCCCGGACGAGATGGTTCTCCTCGTCGCAATCTCAGGCGGTGGTGGAGACCAAGATTCCCGACGTCGGCATCATCTCTGGAATCCCCGAACAGCATCTCAAAAGAAGG GTCGTAATATATTCTCCTGCTCGAACTGCATCACAGCAAGGTTCTGGGAAAGTTGGGAAATGGAAAATTAATTTCCTTTCTACGCAGAA GTGGGAAAATCCATTGATGGGTTGGACTTCCACTGGTGATCCCTATGCCAATGTGGGTGATGCAGCACTGAGTTTCGATAGTGAACAAGCTGCAAAGGAGTTTGCTGAGAAACATGGCTGGGATTATACG GTCAGGAAGCGTCACACACCACTTCTAAGG GTCAGGACTTATGCAGACAACTTCAAGTGGAAGGGGCTGCCAAAGAGCGAGGAGAAGTGA
- the LOC101290919 gene encoding uncharacterized protein LOC101290919: protein MIKTLNPYNSTNTAKTAEIMSRYRPIAPKPETSPTTPTGESPALSQKIRDSPYLRNLWPQLQARPTRTRKRGRAAISPPTLKRQRTSHVFGLSPACHVTSPVNNLTLDGFPHPLTQLALPNQLGSASSGLESTSLVTLPLLSYPSSVPIVPNQAVVTNQAVVPAELNLLKPSGGEKLIDLNSVAEIPEEKDLLKQLQGTPSPATTPTSPNVIAPQPIRPVGSSISVGCISTDPSSAPAVQAPKKPEDVEKEMESEALPAIISDSHNKVRMANAAYKEMVGQPECSWLDSMVATPCKRISGEVALQLSDTRVPTSSNGFSCWVRIEWGNEMDKHAINAFCDVIKLACESKDYLFTWRFHTHSREASQSSSSEIATCN from the coding sequence ATGATCAAGACTCTGAATCCTTACAACTCCACCAACACAGCGAAAACCGCTGAGATTATGTCCAGGTACAGGCCCATAGCACCAAAGCCTGAGACTAGTCCAACCACCCCTACAGGTGAGAGCCCTGCACTGTCTCAGAAGATCAGGGACTCCCCTTACCTTCGAAACCTCTGGCCTCAGTTGCAGGCAAGACCCACAAGAACCAGGAAGCGAGGTCGAGCTGCAATTTCGCCACCAACCCTCAAAAGGCAGAGAACAAGCCATGTATTTGGGCTCTCTCCTGCTTGCCATGTCACATCCCCTGTCAACAATTTGACCCTGGATGGTTTTCCTCATCCTCTTACTCAGCTTGCATTACCAAACCAGCTTGGATCAGCCAGCAGCGGCCTCGAAAGCACCAGTCTGGTGACCCTGCCTCTTCTATCATATCCTTCTTCAGTTCCCATTGTCCCAAACCAAGCTGTGGTGACCAACCAAGCAGTGGTGCCAGCTGAACTCAATTTACTGAAACCGTCTGGAGGAGAGAAGCTCATAGATTTGAACTCTGTAGCTGAAATTCCAGAGGAGAAAGACCTGCTGAAGCAACTACAGGGAACCCCATCCCCTGCTACCACACCTACCAGCCCCAATGTCATAGCACCTCAGCCAATTCGACCTGTGGGCTCGAGCATTAGCGTTGGCTGCATCAGCACAGATCCAAGTTCGGCCCCAGCTGTGCAAGCTCCTAAGAAACCAGAGGATGTGGAGAAAGAGATGGAGTCTGAGGCACTACCAGCCATAATCTCAGATTCACACAACAAGGTGAGGATGGCAAATGCAGCTTACAAGGAGATGGTGGGTCAGCCAGAGTGTTCCTGGCTCGATTCAATGGTGGCCACCCCGTGCAAAAGGATCAGTGGGGAGGTTGCACTGCAGCTTTCTGACACAAGGGTGCCAACTTCATCAAATGGATTTTCATGCTGGGTGAGGATTGAGTGGGGAAATGAGATGGACAAGCATGCTATCAATGCTTTCTGTGATGTGATCAAACTGGCCTGCGAGTCCAAGGACTACCTCTTCACTTGGAGGTTCCACACCCACAGCAGAGAGGCTTCTCAGTCCAGTTCTAGTGAAATTGCTACTTGTAACTAA
- the LOC101291198 gene encoding uncharacterized protein LOC101291198, translating to MATLPANYVTLLQLKERYLKEKEEQERREKEEEERAQKEKEEEEEELRRQKLKEEEAKLRKPDGVVVVRNRGRFDRREVRQVVDRREFRPVVDRREFPPVVDRNVSECEGGEIEGKSEEPEEEKKWKKKKKKWGKRRKNVRAEKEEVGSEKEGIAVPVVIESGEKASDSVRRNGGERRRAGGVEFRARSKNVEEIQPKFRNLKIAGETEISGDTLRRPNSSNAGAKDEIEPKVSGFGVNGETERRNGRWRRPNYRNVGAKEEIEQEGKDFRMNGETERGNDRWRRPNRRNGRSREEIEPKVRDFEMNGETERGSDRLMGANMEVSEPKVKDVRKDGETEREDRLKGPNSEEESEPKVRELTMTGEIGGGRDRLWRPKGKNVGGKDETGPKVMDPLVKADSERGDERFRRPSWSDYRGNRKPWGYKKEQWVGLAWVKKGEVSDGNAAGVQSSEHSISGSTRASLNANPLKSGGPRRVIQ from the exons ATGGCGACTCTGCCGGCGAATTACGTCACTCTCCTCCAGCTGAAGGAGCGGTACCTGAAGGAGAAGGAAGAGCAGGAACGGAGGGAGAAGGAGGAGGAGGAGCGAGCGCAGAAGGAGAAGGAAGAGGAGGAGGAGGAGCTCCGGCGGCAGAAGCTGAAAGAAGAGGAGGCGAAATTGCGGAAGCCAGACGGCGTCGTTGTGGTTAGGAATAGGGGGAGGTTTGATCGGAGGGAGGTTCGGCAGGTGGTTGATCGGAGGGAGTTTCGGCCGGTGGTTGATCGGAGAGAGTTTCCGCCGGTGGTTGATCGGAATGTTTCGGAGTGCGAGGGCGGGGAGATAGAGGGGAAGAGCGAGGAGCCGGAGGAGGAGAAGAAATGGAAGAAGAAGAAGAAGAAATGGGGGAAGAGGAGGAAGAATGTTAGGGCAGAGAAGGAGGAGGTGGGTAGTGAGAAGGAAGGTATAGCAGTTCCGGTGGTTATAGAGAGTGGCGAGAAGGCAAGTGATAGTGTGAGAAGAAATGGAGGAGAAAGGAGGAGAGCTGGTGGTGTTGAGTTTAGGGCAAGGAGCAAGAATGTGGAGGAGATTCAACCGAAATTTAGGAATTTGAAGATAGCTGGTGAGACTGAAATTTCGGGTGATACGTTGAGGAGGCCGAATAGCAGCAATGCAGGTGCGAAAGATGAGATTGAGCCGAAAGTTAGTGGCTTCGGCGTGAATGGTGAGACCGAGAGAAGGAATGGTAGGTGGAGGAGGCCAAATTACAGGAATGTGGGAGCCAAGGAAGAGATTGAACAGGAAGGTAAGGACTTCAGGATGAATGGCGAGACTGAAAGAGGAAATGATAGGTGGAGGAGGCCAAATCGCAGGAATGGGCGTTCTAGGGAGGAGATTGAGCCAAAAGTGAGGGACTTTGAGATGAATGGTGAGACTGAAAGAGGGAGTGATAGGCTGATGGGGGCAAATATGGAGGTGAGTGAGCCAAAAGTTAAGGATGTAAGGAAGGATGGTGAGACTGAAAGAGAGGATAGGCTAAAGGGGCCGAATAGTGAGGAGGAGAGTGAACCAAAAGTCAGAGAATTAACAATGACTGGTGAGATTGGAGGAGGGAGAGATAGACTGTGGAGGCCGAAGGGCAAGAATGTGGGTGGGAAGGATGAGACTGGGCCGAAAGTTATGGACCCATTGGTGAAGGCTGATAGTGAAAGAGGGGATGAAAGGTTCAGGAGGCCAAGTTGGTCTGATTACCGTGGTAATAGAAAACCTTGGGGTTACAAGAAAGAACAGTGGGTTGGTCTGGCTTGGGTTAAGAAGGGAGAGGTTTCTGATGGCAATGCTGCTGGAGTTCAAAGCTCGGAGCATTCTATCTCTG GTTCAACTAGAGCGTCTTTGAATGCAAATCCCCTGAAATCGGGCGGCCCTAGGAGAGTGATCCAATAG
- the LOC101297806 gene encoding putative nucleobase-ascorbate transporter 10-like, with product MAQCGGCNNNDKSNGGGDCDSHKSTNKGGNTKTGGKNKNNDGGGDKKSEELQPHPLKEQLPGVQYCVNSPPPWIEAIVLGFQHYLLTLGITVLIPNIIVPQMGGSDVEKAKVVQTMLFLSGLNTLLQSLFGTRLPSVVVGSYAYVLPTTSIILANRYKAFTDPHERFLQSMRGIQGALIVTASFQMIVGFLGLWRNVVRFLSPLSIVPYITFAGLGLYHLGFPMVARCVELGLPELIIVVFISQYLSRFINTKWQIFDRFAVMFSVAIVWLFAQILTSSGVYDNKPASTQMSCRTDRSGLLAASPWIYIPYPFQWGSPTFNAGEALAMVAASLVSLIESSGTFYATARYGSATPVPPSVVSRGVGWLGVGVFLNGMFGSLTGTTASVENAGLLALTRVGSRRVIQISAGFMIFFSIFGKFGALFSSIPMPIIAALYCILFGYVSSAGLGFLQFCNLNSFRTKFILGFSFFMGISVPQYFREYRLGHNHCGPRWFNDVVTVTFMSHTLVAALVALIFDCSLSRENDATRKDSGLNWWAKFGVYGSDVRNDEFYALPCSLDKLFPAH from the exons ATGGCTCAATGCGGTGGTTGCAACAACAATGACAAGAGTAACGGCGGTGGTGACTGCGACAGTCACAAGAGTACCAACAAGGGTGGTAACACTAAGACTGGTGGCAAGAATAAGAACAATGATGGCGGCGGCGACAAAAAGTCCGAGGAGTTGCAACCACACCCACTAAAAGAGCAGCTACCAGGAGTTCAGTACTGTGTTAACAGTCCTCCTCCTTGGA TTGAAGCTATAGTGTTGGGTTTCCAACACTATCTTTTAACTCTTGGTATTACTGTCTTGATTCCCAACATAATTGTTCCTCAAATGGGTGGAAGCGAT GTTGAGAAAGCTAAGGTGGTACAAACCATGCTGTTTCTTTCAGGGTTGAATACACTCTTGCAATCTCTATTTGGGACCAGACTTCCCTCAGTGGTAGTGGGATCATATGCTTATGTGCTCCCCACAACTTCAATAATCCTAGCCAATAGATACAAGGCATTCACAGATCCTCATGAG AGGTTTCTACAAAGTATGAGAGGCATACAAGGGGCTCTAATTGTCACTGCCAGTTTTCAGATGATTGTAGGCTTCCTAGGCTTGTGGAGAAATGTTGTAAG GTTTTTGAGCCCTCTTTCTATTGTGCCTTACATAACCTTTGCTGGACTTGGCCTCTATCATCTTGGTTTCCCTATG GTGGCAAGATGTGTTGAACTTGGTCTTCCAGAACTGATCATCGTGGTATTCATCTCACAG TATTTATCTCGTTTTATAAATACAAAGTGGCAGATATTTGACAGATTTGCAGTCATGTTCTCTGTTGCAATTGTATGGTTATTTGCACAAATTCTTACCTCAAGTGGTGTTTATGACAACAAACCTGCAAGCACTCAGATGAGTTGTCGCACTGACCGTTCTGGCCTTCTTGCTGCATCTCCCTG GATATATATTCCATATCCATTTCAATGGGGAAGCCCCACTTTCAATGCAGGAGAAGCTTTGGCAATGGTTGCTGCCTCTTTAGTTTCTCTCATAGAG TCATCTGGTACATTTTATGCTACAGCTAGATACGGGAGTGCCACACCTGTACCCCCTTCTGTTGTTAGTCGTGGTGTTGGCTGGCTA GGTGTTGGAGTTTTTCTTAATGGGATGTTCGGTTCTCTAACTGGCACTACTGCATCAGT GGAAAATGCTGGTCTATTAGCATTGACAAGAGTTGGAAGCCGTAGAGTTATCCAGATATCAGCCGGTTTCATGATATTCTTCTCTATATTTG GAAAATTTGGGGCCCTTTTTTCATCTATTCCCATGCCAATCATAGCAGCTCTTTACTGCATCTTATTTGGCTATGTTT CATCTGCTGGACTTGGGTTTCTGCAGTTTTGTAACTTGAACAGTTTCAGAACAAAATTTATATTGGGGTTCTCTTTCTTCATGGGAATTTCAGTACCACAATACTTCAGAGAATATAGGTTGGGGCATAATCACTGTGGTCCTAGATGG TTTAATGATGTAGTGACAGTGACCTTCATGTCTCACACGTTAGTAGCTGCTCTGGTTGCTCTCATATTTGACTGCTCGCTGTCTCGAGAAAATGATGCAACTAGAAAAGACAGCGGCTTGAACTGGTGGGCGAAGTTTGGGGTTTATGGTTCTGATGTTAGGAATGATGAGTTCTATGCATTACCATGTAGTCTGGACAAGCTTTTCCCAGCTCATTAA
- the LOC101291486 gene encoding uncharacterized protein LOC101291486, with protein MNISQSQYNSGCESGWTHYLDQSYLSGSHGIQKGDDYVGTKPEFEEEEREEDLSMVSDASSGPPHYQELYEDGCSLSVDSSASKSGKKSKKKKSKESRGKEQHHHLDDTASSSVFNYYSKKKMSTISMDEPPMQNVMDYSEGFSATHMKGNSALRQHFGYLNSSLASQKPGDFKEEAGSDDYT; from the exons ATGAACATATCACAATCACAGTACAATAGTGGGTGTGAATCTGGGTGGACGCATTACCTAGATCAGTCATATCTTTCCGGCAGCCATGGAATTCAGAAAGGTGATGATTATGTAGGAACAAAACCAGAATTTGAAGAGGAAGAAAGGGAGGAAGATCTATCTATGGTGTCTGATGCTTCTTCTGGACCTCCACATTACCAAGAATTATATGAAGATGGGTGTTCGTTATCGGTTGATTCTTCGGCTTCCAAATCAGGCAAGAAAAGCAAGAAGAAGAAGAGCAAAGAAAGTAGAGGCAAAGAACAACACCACCATCTTGATGACACCGCTAGCTCCTCAGTCTTCAACTACTATTCCAAG AAAAAGATGAGTACTATTTCCATGGATGAACCTCCAATGCAGAATGTGATGGACTATTCTGAGGGTTTCTCTGCAACACATATGAAG GGAAACTCAGCTTTGCGGCAGCACTTTGGTTACTTGAACTCTTCCCTAGCTTCACAAAAACCTG GTGATTTTAAGGAGGAAGCTGGGAGTGATGATTATACATGA
- the LOC101291781 gene encoding cirhin-like: MLEVYRNSSVDWKPSPVVALATSVDDSQVAAARADGSVEIWLVSPGAVGWHCQLTIHGDPNTSVSSLIWCRAGSKGLPCGRLFSSSLDGSISHWDLFNLKQTTVLESVGVSIFNMAVAPFVNDTENGYLNDNGSDPETSDSDTSDSEDDSDSDDDHAPSVVVNPRVALAGGDGFLQIYSINDADEFVYTKSLPRVNGSILSVAWSPDAKFIYAGSTDGMIRIWDARGGIEKHRITVGLGGLGGGSEICVWVLLSLRCGTLVSADSTGSVQFWDSQHGTLLQAHSYHKGDVKALAAAPSHNRVFSAGSDGQVILYKLSSETLESSVGSAPNVMKKWIYIGYTRAHTHDVRALTVAVPISREDPLPDQGRKRARRKDKPVDFSYLKWAHLGVPMLISAGDDTKLFTYPVKEFTQFSPHDICPAPQRVSIQLAPNTEFSQTSLLLVQGSHSLDILRVRVKPGPFFDMARGPSGGLASTNGLFQIKSSRKIICSTISNSGEFFAYSDHAKISLFELKKCIRSGKKEVKCKVGESELTLNKRNLPRKLPFAHSMVFSFDSSRLMIAGHDRRIYVVDLHSSELVHTFTPCRDLHDQELPPTEPPITKMFTSSDGQWLAAINCFGDVYVFNLEIQRQHWYISRLDNASVTAGGFSPRNNNVLILTTSSNQVYALDVEERKLGDWSRQHTYVLPKRFQEFPGEVIGLSFPPSPSTASVIVYSARAMCLIDFGMPVDRDDESEMINGQDPALRNLQSNGKLKRKWTDSQTKKLFGRKNFEFIPFGDPVLFIGHLSKSSVLKIYKPWMEVVRNFDSAPVDKHTFGT; the protein is encoded by the exons ATGCTCGAAGTCTATAGAAACAGCTCCGTCGATTGGAAGCCGTCGCCGGTCGTTGCCCTAGCCACCAGCGTCGACGACTCGCAGGTCGCCGCCGCCCGCGCCGACGGCTCCGTCGAGATTTGGCTCGTCTCGCCCGGCGCCGTCGGATGGCACTGTCAGCTG ACGATTCATGGAGACCCTAACACGAGTGTTTCGTCGCTCATTTGGTGCCGGGCCGGCTCGAAAGGCTTGCCGTGTGGCCGGCTGTTCTCTTCCAGCCTCGACGGCTCCATTTCGCATTGGGATCTTTTCAATTTGAAGCAGACG ACTGTTTTGGAGTCTGTTGGGGTCTCAATCTTTAATATGGCCGTGGCACCTTTTGTTAATGATACAGAAAATGGGTATTTGAACGATAATGGGAGTGATCCTGAAACAAGTGATAGTGATACCAGTGATAGCGAGGATGATTCTGACTCAGACGATGATCATGCACCATCAGTTGTTGTGAACCCCCGTGTAGCATTAGCTGGTGGTGATGGTTTTCTGCAAATTTACAGTATTAACGACGCAGATGAGTTCGTATACACTAAATCACTGCCTAGGGTCAACG GAAGTATTTTAAGTGTTGCGTGGAGTCCCGATGCAAAGTTTATATATGCAGGAAGTACTGATGG CATGATAAGAATCTGGGATGCTAGAGGAGGCATTGAAAAACATAGGATTACAGTTGGACTTGGAGGTTTGGGTGGCGGATCTGAAATCTGTGTGTGGGTGTTACTTTCTCTGAG GTGCGGGACCCTTGTAAGTGCAGACAGTACTGGAAGTGTTCAGTTTTGGGACAGTCAGCATGGAACTCTACTGCAAGCACATTCATATCACAAGGGGGACGTGAAAGCTCTCGCAGCAGCTCCCAGCCATAATCGCGTGTTCTCTGCTGGTTCAGATGGTCAG GTTATTCTTTATAAGCTTTCTAGTGAGACGCTGGAATCTAGTGTAGGGTCTGCTCCTAATGTAATGAAGAAATGGATCTACATTGGTTATACAAGAGCCCATACACATGATGTTAGGGCATTGACAGTGGCTGTACCAATTAGCAGAGAAG ATCCCCTACCCGATCAAGGTAGAAAAAGAGCACGTCGTAAGGACAAGCCGGTTGATTTTAGTTATCTTAAATGGGCACATTTGGGTGTTCCTATGCTTATCTCTGCTGGTGATGACACAAAGCTCTTTACCTACCCTGTTAAGGAGTTCACTCAGTTCTCTCCGCATGATATATGCCCTGCGCCTCAGAGAGTATCCATTCAATTGGCGCCTAATACAGAGTTCAGTCAAACATCATTGCTTCTTGTTCAAGGTTCTCATTCATTGGATATCCTGCGCGTACGTGTAAAACCGGGTCCCTTTTTTGATATGGCTCGTGGCCCCTCAGGGGGTCTAGCATCAACAAATGGCCTGTTTCAAATTAAGTCATCACGGAAGATCATTTGCAGCACCATATCTAATTCAGGGGAGTTTTTTGCTTATTCTGACCATGCAAAAATTAGCCTGTTTGAGTTGAAGAAGTGTATTCGATCAGGAAAAAAAGAAGTGAAGTGTAAAGTTGGCGAAAGTGAATTGACACTTAATAAAAGAAACTTACCTCGAAAACTACCGTTTGCCCATTCGATGGTTTTTAGTTTTGATTCTTCTCGCTTGATGATAGCAGGGCATGACAGAAGAATATAT GTTGTGGATCTACACAGCTCAGAGCTAGTGCATACCTTTACCCCTTGCCGTGATTTGCATGATCAAGAATTACCACCTACTGAGCCTCCCATAACAAAAATGTTTACGAGTTCTGATGGGCAGTGGTTGGCTGCCATCAACTGCTTTGGCGATGTATATGTCTTTAATCTGGAGATACAGAG GCAGCATTGGTACATTTCAAGACTGGATAATGCCTCGGTGACAGCTGGAGGCTTTTCTCCAAGAAACAATAATGTTCTTATACTCACAACCTCTTCAAATCAGGTATATGCGTTGGATGTTGAGGAGAGAAAATTGGGGGACTGGTCGAGGCAGCATACGTATGTTCTCCCAAAGAGATTCCAAGAATTTCCAGGAGAAGTGATAGGGCTCTCTTTCCCACCTTCACCAAGTACAGCATCTGTTATTGTCTATAGTGCCAG GGCCATGTGCTTGATTGACTTTGGGATGCCTGTTGATCGAGACGATGAAAGTGAGATGATAAATGGTCAGGATCCAGCATTGAGGAATTTGCAAAGTAATGGGAAATTAAAACGCAAGTGGACAGACAGCCAAACTAAGAAACTCTTTGGTAGGAAGAATTTTGAATTTATTCCGTTTGGAGATCCAGTTTTATTCATAGGACATCTTTCCAAAAGTTCCGTGTTGAAAATATACAAACCATGGATGGAAGTGGTTAGGAATTTCGACTCTGCACCTGTAGACAAACATACATTTGGGACATAA